From a single bacterium genomic region:
- a CDS encoding KpsF/GutQ family sugar-phosphate isomerase yields MSKPASTQSAHEEGRRVLGFEAETLRRLSENLDGESFNRATEILLGAKAHVIVTGMGKSGHVGAKIAATFASTGTPAFFLHPAEAVHGDLGMLTRDNVLLALSHSGATDEILNLLPYAQHERIPVISITGRMQSALAERSDVVLLTEVDQEACPLNLAPTASTIAQMAMGDALAAALMQLRGFQAEDFAIRHPLGSLGRRLLVRVRDLMVTGDQNPVLPETATVREAIDEMTTKRQGAVALTDEAGTLTGIFCDGDLRRLFLRGPVDVNSEVREVMVRQPKRVHGDLHGAKAVDLMETHKITVLPVVDDDDQAIGMIHLHSLIEAGIWSEKNR; encoded by the coding sequence ATGAGCAAGCCGGCAAGTACACAATCCGCCCACGAAGAGGGGCGCCGCGTTCTGGGGTTCGAAGCCGAAACACTGCGGCGGCTGTCCGAGAACCTGGATGGCGAGTCGTTCAATCGCGCGACGGAGATTCTTCTCGGCGCGAAGGCCCACGTCATCGTGACCGGGATGGGGAAGAGCGGCCATGTCGGCGCGAAGATCGCCGCGACGTTTGCCTCCACGGGCACGCCGGCCTTCTTCCTTCACCCCGCGGAGGCCGTCCACGGTGACCTGGGAATGCTGACCCGGGACAACGTCCTGCTGGCGCTCTCTCACAGCGGAGCGACGGACGAAATCCTCAACTTGCTCCCGTATGCGCAGCACGAACGAATCCCGGTCATCTCCATCACGGGACGGATGCAATCGGCGCTCGCAGAACGCTCCGATGTCGTTCTGCTGACCGAAGTGGATCAGGAGGCGTGTCCGCTGAATCTGGCCCCGACGGCGTCGACGATTGCCCAGATGGCCATGGGAGATGCACTGGCAGCGGCCCTGATGCAGTTGCGAGGTTTCCAGGCGGAAGATTTCGCGATTCGCCACCCGTTGGGCTCGCTGGGGCGGCGGCTGCTCGTTCGCGTGCGAGACCTGATGGTCACCGGCGACCAGAATCCGGTTCTGCCGGAGACCGCTACGGTCCGAGAAGCAATTGACGAGATGACAACGAAGCGCCAGGGCGCCGTGGCCCTGACCGACGAGGCCGGCACGTTGACCGGGATCTTCTGCGACGGCGATCTGCGGCGGCTCTTCCTGCGCGGTCCGGTCGACGTCAACTCAGAGGTCCGCGAAGTCATGGTCCGCCAGCCCAAGCGCGTCCATGGCGACCTTCACGGTGCCAAGGCCGTGGACTTGATGGAAACGCACAAGATCACCGTCCTGCCCGTCGTGGATGACGACGATCAGGCGATCGGCATGATCCATCTACACTCGTTGATTGAAGCGGGTATCTGGAGCGAAAAGAACCGATAA
- a CDS encoding 8-oxoguanine deaminase, whose translation MTNDAKNTQPERLLIENCRCLATFDDDQRELKNVDILIEGPQVIAIGENLRQANSLPPDIPAIDASSHLVMPGLVNCHHHMYQVLTRVVGRAQNAELFEWLIELYHMWEHVDAEGVHVAALIAMAELLMTGCTTTMDHHYLHPESAPVELIDEEIRAAQSLGMRFHPTRGSMTLGIDRGGLPPLSLVEKPDRVLADYDRVIQKYHDDSPFSMLRIALAPCSPFNADETIFRETSRVARHYGVRMHTHLAETLDENDYCWERFGCRPLDYVAKMGWEGPDVWFAHAVYLNAAERKRCAENGTGVAHCPASNGRLGSGIAPIPQMVAAGMKVGLGVDGSSSNDSGDMLGEARLAFLTHRAAQGVQAIDTRKTLWLGTRGGADILGNDKIGRIEVGCAADIIMLDLNQFAFAGGASLDPIAASVMCGTTHHVDYSIINGKIVVERGKLSGVTEASVVKKANEISEKILDKVNTERKMDYTIRVDWPMKVHPPHPGDEEARSKTPEKKPES comes from the coding sequence ATGACGAACGATGCCAAAAACACTCAGCCTGAGAGGTTGTTGATCGAGAACTGCCGATGCCTGGCGACCTTTGATGACGATCAGCGCGAGCTGAAAAATGTCGATATTCTGATCGAAGGACCTCAGGTCATCGCGATCGGCGAGAATCTGCGCCAGGCGAACTCGCTGCCCCCGGATATCCCGGCCATCGACGCCTCCTCGCACCTCGTGATGCCCGGCCTGGTGAACTGCCACCACCACATGTACCAGGTGCTGACGCGAGTGGTCGGACGTGCGCAGAACGCCGAGTTGTTTGAGTGGCTGATCGAGCTTTACCACATGTGGGAGCACGTCGACGCGGAAGGCGTCCATGTCGCGGCGCTGATCGCGATGGCGGAACTGCTGATGACGGGCTGCACGACGACGATGGACCACCATTACTTGCACCCGGAATCGGCCCCGGTCGAACTGATCGACGAGGAAATCCGCGCGGCCCAGTCGCTCGGCATGCGCTTCCACCCGACGCGCGGCTCGATGACGCTGGGAATCGATCGCGGCGGACTGCCGCCGCTGTCGCTGGTCGAGAAGCCGGACCGCGTGCTGGCCGACTACGATCGCGTGATTCAGAAGTACCATGACGATTCGCCGTTCTCGATGCTGCGAATCGCGCTGGCGCCGTGTTCGCCCTTCAACGCCGACGAAACGATCTTTCGCGAAACCTCCAGGGTCGCGCGGCACTATGGCGTGCGCATGCACACTCACCTGGCCGAAACGCTCGATGAGAACGACTACTGCTGGGAGCGCTTCGGCTGCCGGCCGTTGGACTACGTTGCAAAGATGGGTTGGGAAGGCCCGGACGTCTGGTTCGCCCACGCCGTGTACCTGAATGCGGCAGAGCGCAAGCGCTGCGCTGAGAACGGCACCGGTGTCGCGCACTGTCCGGCGTCGAACGGTCGCCTCGGCAGCGGCATCGCTCCGATCCCGCAAATGGTTGCCGCCGGAATGAAGGTCGGCCTTGGCGTCGACGGTTCCTCCAGCAACGACAGTGGCGACATGCTTGGCGAAGCGCGTCTCGCGTTCCTGACGCATCGCGCCGCGCAGGGCGTGCAGGCAATCGATACGCGCAAAACGCTGTGGCTCGGCACACGAGGCGGTGCCGACATTCTTGGCAACGACAAGATTGGTCGCATCGAAGTAGGCTGCGCTGCGGACATCATCATGCTGGACCTCAACCAGTTTGCCTTCGCCGGCGGCGCGAGCCTCGATCCCATCGCCGCGTCCGTGATGTGCGGCACGACGCACCACGTGGACTACTCGATTATCAACGGCAAGATCGTCGTCGAACGCGGCAAACTGAGCGGCGTAACCGAAGCCAGTGTCGTGAAGAAGGCGAACGAGATCAGCGAGAAGATTCTCGATAAGGTCAACACCGAGCGGAAGATGGATTACACCATCCGCGTGGACTGGCCAATGAAGGTTCACCCGCCCCACCCGGGCGACGAAGAAGCGCGTTCCAAAACCCCGGAGAAGAAGCCGGAGAGTTGA
- a CDS encoding cation:proton antiporter, with amino-acid sequence MELSMLSLLTILLVAWMAGIIANRIGFPAILGELAAGIIIGPALLGQWGIGFEQAVPGLDVLAQIGVFALMLYIGMEVDYRDMLRCGKAGLLGAIGGFIVPFGAGYLMAYLWGAGHGGGLFLGLAMAVTSLATKSRILADLNLFGTRIANVLLSGALLADVGALVVFALAIGIVGPEGFNAMDLVLVVVKAILFFAIAIVLGVKVLPFSEGLLQRLGMSERTGSFTYVMLVALVYAELAHLLGLHAIVGAFMAGAFMRRGVLRHQLSHEIASVVRDMSLGFLAPIFFVTVGFHVSLDVVFAEPVFVILVIAAATLAKIFGTAGFYVFSGNGWREGMVIGAGMNGRGAVEIIIAEIALGLGIIDANLFSALVLMAFFTTLTVPIGLKLGVKWLEKHGELARMDDEREGIVIVGADALGRAVAQRIRHETKEPVCLIDTNPDHCRAAQEEGLEAIRGSATREEVLILAGAREASTLLAMTTNATINSLVAQRARELFGIPRVRTARPSPEEESAIHGSTLAPIWPHLEGAHLLDPWTRVAGRHPAQTETVEAEETETWSEACLRLAKSRALLPLFIRREDRARFAAEDDKLKPGDEIICMRRDTGGGELTRRFAESVAMGTVLDFQNETSFETFLVSVAGSLSSRLDVTESDLADSLREREREFSTVLVPGMAIPHVSLPGVIGLHIALVRAEKGIAFPDQNEPVTMAFVLIGSEEDRQMHLHALSTIARLAESDGFEQAWRQAKTTDDLRQHVLDLCWSFEEENI; translated from the coding sequence ATGGAACTCTCGATGCTCTCCTTACTAACTATTCTCCTCGTCGCCTGGATGGCCGGTATCATTGCCAACCGAATTGGCTTTCCCGCGATTCTTGGCGAACTGGCCGCCGGTATCATCATCGGTCCCGCACTGCTAGGGCAGTGGGGGATCGGTTTCGAACAAGCCGTTCCAGGCCTGGACGTGCTCGCACAGATCGGCGTGTTCGCACTGATGCTCTACATCGGAATGGAAGTCGATTATCGCGACATGTTGCGTTGCGGCAAAGCCGGGTTGCTTGGCGCAATTGGCGGCTTCATCGTTCCATTCGGGGCAGGCTACCTGATGGCCTACTTGTGGGGAGCCGGTCACGGCGGCGGATTGTTCCTGGGTCTGGCGATGGCCGTTACATCGCTTGCAACGAAATCTCGCATCCTTGCGGATCTGAATCTGTTTGGGACGCGTATCGCGAACGTTCTTCTTTCCGGCGCGCTGCTCGCAGATGTCGGAGCGCTCGTCGTCTTTGCTCTCGCAATCGGCATCGTCGGGCCGGAGGGATTCAATGCGATGGATCTGGTGCTCGTTGTGGTGAAGGCGATACTCTTCTTTGCCATCGCGATTGTCCTGGGCGTAAAGGTTCTTCCCTTTAGTGAAGGTCTGCTTCAGCGACTCGGCATGTCGGAGCGCACGGGCAGCTTCACCTACGTGATGCTCGTTGCTTTGGTGTACGCGGAACTGGCCCATCTGCTGGGATTGCACGCGATTGTTGGCGCCTTCATGGCCGGCGCATTCATGCGTCGAGGAGTCCTGCGGCACCAACTCTCACACGAAATCGCGAGTGTCGTGCGAGACATGTCGCTGGGTTTCCTGGCACCGATCTTCTTTGTCACGGTTGGCTTCCATGTTAGTCTCGACGTCGTGTTTGCGGAGCCGGTGTTTGTGATTCTTGTCATCGCGGCCGCCACGCTGGCGAAGATCTTCGGCACGGCAGGGTTCTATGTCTTCAGCGGCAATGGATGGCGCGAAGGTATGGTGATTGGTGCCGGCATGAACGGTCGGGGTGCCGTTGAGATCATCATCGCAGAGATCGCTCTTGGTCTCGGAATCATCGATGCCAACCTGTTCTCGGCACTTGTTCTGATGGCGTTCTTCACAACATTGACGGTACCAATTGGCCTGAAACTCGGCGTGAAGTGGCTTGAGAAGCACGGCGAGCTGGCGCGCATGGACGATGAACGCGAAGGCATCGTGATCGTCGGCGCGGATGCACTTGGTAGAGCGGTCGCACAGCGAATCCGCCACGAGACAAAGGAACCCGTGTGCCTGATCGATACGAATCCTGATCACTGTCGAGCGGCGCAGGAAGAGGGATTGGAGGCCATTCGCGGAAGTGCCACGCGTGAAGAAGTACTGATCCTGGCCGGAGCGCGCGAAGCGTCGACGCTTCTTGCCATGACCACGAACGCGACGATCAATTCACTGGTCGCCCAGCGCGCCCGCGAACTGTTCGGCATTCCGCGCGTCCGCACAGCGCGTCCTTCGCCAGAGGAAGAAAGCGCCATCCACGGATCAACCCTCGCCCCGATCTGGCCGCACTTGGAGGGCGCACACTTGCTCGATCCATGGACGCGCGTTGCAGGGCGTCATCCTGCGCAAACAGAAACCGTCGAAGCGGAAGAAACCGAAACCTGGAGCGAGGCATGCCTGCGACTCGCGAAGTCGCGCGCCCTACTTCCACTGTTCATTCGACGCGAAGATCGCGCGCGATTTGCTGCGGAAGACGACAAGCTCAAGCCGGGGGACGAGATCATTTGTATGCGGCGTGACACCGGTGGGGGAGAACTCACACGCCGCTTCGCGGAATCCGTTGCGATGGGCACAGTGCTGGACTTTCAGAACGAGACGAGCTTCGAGACGTTCCTCGTCAGCGTCGCCGGCAGCCTGAGTTCGCGCCTCGACGTGACGGAGAGCGATCTGGCCGACAGCCTGCGCGAGCGTGAGCGCGAATTCTCGACGGTGCTCGTACCGGGCATGGCGATTCCTCATGTTTCGCTACCGGGCGTCATTGGCCTGCACATTGCGCTTGTCCGCGCAGAGAAAGGCATCGCGTTTCCAGATCAGAACGAACCCGTCACGATGGCATTTGTTCTGATTGGCTCCGAAGAAGACCGCCAGATGCATCTGCATGCACTGTCAACAATTGCGCGACTCGCCGAGTCGGACGGATTCGAGCAGGCGTGGCGCCAGGCGAAGACAACCGATGACTTGCGCCAGCACGTACTCGACCTCTGCTGGTCGTTCGAGGAGGAAAACATCTGA
- a CDS encoding OmpA family protein, producing MSRALTNRIFLRVAGALLLGGVLLLGTACKGEKGFISFFPDRVSDKKSNKDAVQVEEQAEASIPSSLPASERPDARWYDHLTGLPVEASPVEENRPAGVAIPELAMVHFAFDSWELTPESKAALQKNIAYLKANPEIKVLLRGHTDDQGTEEYNLSLGSRRAQVVRQALIEMGIAPDRLETVSFGEGLPLQEGDDDASRAMNRRVEFFVYE from the coding sequence ATGTCTCGTGCGCTGACTAATCGAATCTTCCTGCGAGTCGCAGGCGCCCTCCTTCTGGGGGGCGTCTTGCTGCTGGGCACAGCCTGCAAGGGGGAGAAGGGGTTCATCTCCTTCTTCCCGGATCGCGTGTCCGATAAGAAATCCAACAAGGACGCCGTTCAGGTCGAAGAGCAGGCCGAGGCGAGCATCCCCTCCAGCCTCCCCGCCTCGGAACGTCCCGACGCGCGCTGGTACGATCACCTCACGGGGCTTCCTGTCGAAGCCAGCCCTGTCGAGGAGAACCGCCCCGCCGGCGTCGCGATCCCGGAGTTGGCGATGGTTCACTTCGCCTTCGACAGCTGGGAGCTGACCCCGGAATCCAAGGCGGCTCTGCAGAAGAACATCGCGTACCTGAAGGCGAACCCGGAGATCAAAGTCCTGCTGCGTGGCCACACAGACGATCAGGGGACCGAGGAGTATAATCTGTCGCTCGGCAGTCGCCGCGCCCAAGTCGTGCGTCAGGCCCTGATCGAGATGGGGATCGCGCCTGATCGCCTGGAAACAGTGAGCTTCGGCGAGGGCCTTCCGCTTCAGGAAGGCGACGACGATGCCTCGCGCGCCATGAATCGCCGGGTCGAGTTCTTCGTCTACGAGTGA
- the argH gene encoding argininosuccinate lyase: MTDRQPTGPVWAKRVSAGGIDAVNVAYCAGRDVRGRPAADHDLIEHDLATNAAHALMLADRGILCSKEERAILAALLDVKARYERGETIIDPAAEDVHMSIESFVTAKAGPGAGGRLHTGRSRNDQVATDMRLWLRGRIAALSDELADLAGSLAAHARAHAESVCPGMTHMQPAMVTTWGHWTAGYLARLVRDLRHLGTVLAELRECPLGSAASFGTSWPIDRERTAALLGFGGPTLNSTDSIWARGELEARYVFAAAQVLGHLSGMGQDLILLSSPPRQWIRLDDAFVTGSSIMPQKRNPDFAEVTRARAAVLAGHLQALIGVGTAVPAGYNRDSQWTKYTVMDAAAEAEGAPTLFARVFETLAVDVEAMRAACAQGFLNATDVADFLSRTRELPFRDCYRLLGRAVASCEEAGHLDRDSLNAALAEQQPDTKPMTEAEWAQFDDPVELLSLRSQTGSPNPEKVAEAIENLEAQARSAHDEIAVASAKWRKSIAVLWEEVARRAS; the protein is encoded by the coding sequence ATGACCGATCGCCAACCTACGGGCCCCGTGTGGGCCAAGCGCGTCTCCGCCGGCGGAATCGACGCCGTGAATGTCGCATATTGCGCCGGGCGGGACGTTCGTGGCCGCCCAGCGGCCGATCATGATCTGATCGAGCACGATCTGGCGACAAACGCCGCCCACGCGCTGATGTTGGCGGATCGCGGAATCCTCTGCTCGAAAGAGGAACGGGCGATTCTGGCTGCTCTTCTCGATGTGAAGGCCCGGTACGAGCGCGGTGAAACGATCATCGATCCCGCGGCCGAAGATGTTCACATGTCGATCGAGTCTTTTGTGACTGCCAAGGCCGGTCCGGGCGCGGGCGGGCGCCTGCACACCGGCCGCAGTCGCAATGACCAGGTTGCCACGGACATGCGTCTCTGGCTGCGGGGGCGCATCGCGGCGTTGAGCGACGAACTGGCTGACCTGGCAGGATCGTTGGCTGCGCACGCGCGCGCTCACGCCGAATCCGTCTGCCCGGGCATGACGCACATGCAACCGGCGATGGTAACGACCTGGGGGCACTGGACCGCGGGGTATCTGGCTCGCCTCGTCCGCGATCTCCGGCATCTCGGAACCGTGCTTGCCGAGTTGCGCGAGTGCCCACTCGGCTCCGCAGCCTCGTTCGGCACCAGTTGGCCAATCGATCGTGAACGCACCGCTGCATTGTTGGGGTTTGGCGGTCCGACGTTGAACTCGACGGACTCCATTTGGGCCCGCGGCGAATTGGAAGCACGGTACGTTTTCGCTGCCGCGCAGGTGCTCGGCCATCTTTCCGGCATGGGCCAGGATCTGATCCTTCTCTCTTCGCCGCCGCGTCAGTGGATTCGTCTCGACGATGCCTTTGTAACCGGCAGCTCGATCATGCCGCAGAAGCGCAATCCCGACTTCGCGGAAGTGACCCGCGCCCGGGCGGCGGTGCTTGCGGGGCACTTGCAGGCACTGATTGGCGTCGGCACCGCAGTGCCTGCTGGATACAATCGCGACAGCCAGTGGACAAAGTACACGGTCATGGACGCCGCGGCCGAGGCCGAAGGCGCGCCGACACTGTTCGCCCGAGTCTTCGAGACTCTTGCCGTCGACGTGGAGGCCATGCGAGCGGCCTGCGCGCAGGGCTTCCTGAATGCGACGGACGTAGCGGATTTCCTCTCGCGCACGCGGGAGTTACCCTTCCGTGACTGCTATAGGTTGCTGGGACGGGCAGTTGCTTCTTGCGAAGAAGCAGGCCATCTCGATCGCGATTCGCTGAATGCAGCGCTTGCCGAACAGCAGCCCGACACCAAGCCGATGACCGAAGCGGAATGGGCGCAGTTCGACGATCCGGTCGAATTGCTTTCGCTACGCTCGCAGACCGGCTCGCCCAACCCGGAGAAGGTGGCCGAAGCCATCGAGAATCTGGAAGCGCAAGCGCGGAGCGCGCACGACGAGATCGCCGTTGCTTCAGCCAAGTGGCGGAAAAGTATCGCCGTACTTTGGGAAGAAGTCGCGCGCCGAGCTTCCTGA
- a CDS encoding Gfo/Idh/MocA family oxidoreductase translates to MSHSSSGAIPKLRDKLDTPIRWGIIGCGMIATHAICPAIRWSPMTRLLGVSSRDADTAQRKMREAQAERSYGSYEELLADPEIQAVFIGTPNGTHEEWVIKAAKAGKHILCGKSLALNSAAAQRMVEASQEAGVLLMEAYMYRHHPQWDTVRALIKEGRIGEVRLIRAGLCGPLHNTHDHRWSSTLGGGGLYDVTCYAANVARMLYGREPINVSARADTSTPDKVDRTSVAILDFDYGRMALISGSLASFNNQYCEIEGTFGRISIEHPFIPGWERTAIYLQHGMNAETIEIPGANHFLHQIEHFSLCLSDPTRPMSPAEDGLLQILVNESIEQAWLSGKVVEVPEP, encoded by the coding sequence ATGAGCCACTCTTCTTCCGGCGCAATCCCGAAGCTGCGCGATAAGCTCGATACCCCCATTCGATGGGGAATCATCGGCTGCGGCATGATTGCTACCCACGCGATCTGTCCGGCGATCCGCTGGTCGCCCATGACGCGTTTGCTGGGCGTGTCGAGTCGTGACGCGGATACCGCCCAGCGCAAGATGCGCGAGGCGCAGGCCGAGCGATCCTATGGCAGTTACGAAGAACTCCTGGCCGACCCGGAGATCCAGGCGGTCTTCATCGGCACGCCGAATGGCACGCACGAGGAATGGGTCATTAAGGCTGCGAAGGCGGGCAAACACATCCTTTGCGGGAAGAGCCTGGCCCTGAACAGCGCCGCCGCCCAGCGGATGGTCGAGGCCAGTCAGGAGGCCGGCGTGCTGCTGATGGAAGCCTACATGTACCGCCACCACCCGCAGTGGGACACGGTGCGTGCGCTGATCAAGGAAGGACGGATCGGCGAGGTCCGCCTCATCCGCGCCGGCCTCTGCGGGCCGCTGCACAACACGCACGACCACCGTTGGTCCAGCACTCTCGGCGGGGGGGGGCTCTACGACGTGACCTGCTACGCTGCGAACGTCGCGCGGATGCTATACGGTCGCGAGCCCATCAACGTTAGTGCGCGCGCGGACACATCGACGCCGGACAAGGTGGATCGCACGTCTGTGGCAATTCTCGATTTCGATTACGGCCGGATGGCGCTGATCTCCGGCAGCCTGGCGAGCTTCAACAACCAGTACTGCGAAATCGAAGGGACCTTCGGGCGGATTTCGATCGAGCACCCCTTCATTCCCGGTTGGGAGCGCACGGCGATTTACCTGCAACACGGGATGAACGCAGAGACGATCGAGATCCCCGGTGCGAATCACTTCCTGCACCAGATCGAGCACTTCTCGCTGTGCCTGTCGGATCCGACGCGTCCGATGTCGCCGGCGGAAGACGGGCTGCTGCAGATTCTGGTCAACGAATCGATCGAGCAGGCGTGGCTGTCCGGCAAGGTCGTGGAAGTGCCCGAGCCCTGA
- the yihA gene encoding ribosome biogenesis GTP-binding protein YihA/YsxC produces the protein MPPSPQVEVLDAQFLVSWPKWRPGELEELPEVCFAGRSNVGKSSLLNSLVGRKALARTSRTPGRTQAINVFEIRLRLDGEERRMHFVDLPGYGYAKAPKAVQAQWLPMMASFLHANPLLRACVTLLDIRHTPTGQDAELFEFLAENAVPILPVATKADKIGSTRQHKHLGAISTKLEIPREAIRVYSSQTGKGRIGLLQDIYELGNWSEAG, from the coding sequence ATGCCTCCATCCCCACAAGTCGAAGTCCTCGACGCACAATTCCTCGTTTCCTGGCCGAAATGGAGGCCGGGCGAACTCGAGGAATTGCCCGAGGTTTGCTTTGCCGGCCGCAGCAACGTGGGGAAGAGCTCGCTACTGAATTCGCTCGTCGGGCGCAAGGCGCTGGCGCGAACATCCCGGACCCCGGGCCGAACCCAGGCCATTAACGTCTTTGAAATCAGGCTTCGACTTGATGGCGAAGAGAGGCGAATGCACTTCGTCGACCTGCCGGGATACGGCTATGCCAAGGCCCCGAAAGCCGTTCAGGCCCAGTGGCTGCCGATGATGGCCAGCTTCCTGCATGCGAACCCGCTGCTGCGGGCCTGCGTAACGTTGCTTGACATTCGACATACGCCGACGGGGCAGGACGCGGAGCTGTTTGAGTTTCTTGCAGAGAACGCCGTGCCGATCCTGCCAGTTGCCACGAAGGCCGACAAGATCGGATCCACCCGCCAGCACAAGCACCTGGGCGCGATCTCGACGAAACTCGAGATCCCGCGTGAGGCGATTCGCGTCTACTCTTCCCAGACCGGCAAAGGCCGGATCGGGTTGCTGCAGGACATCTATGAGCTCGGAAACTGGAGCGAAGCGGGCTGA
- the pal gene encoding peptidoglycan-associated lipoprotein Pal has translation MVRTRSLFVIFAVLASALAVTGCGHKKMNPEIRLDGASAFAPTAEELAQAGARSSEWNPVGAPSAANPNGVPDAQYDPFSFDADATGSIPNTADTDGVEDAVEIADLEMVHFDYDRSELKPEWQTILEHHAQWLVSHPRVSVQVEGHCDERGTEEYNLSLGQRRADSVRTYLVEKGVDPNRISTISYGKLRPLTFDENAEANALNRRAMFLVYQPGPDTMSASNY, from the coding sequence ATGGTCCGCACCCGTTCCTTGTTCGTAATCTTTGCTGTTTTGGCCTCGGCCCTTGCCGTTACAGGCTGTGGCCACAAGAAAATGAATCCCGAAATCCGGCTTGATGGCGCATCCGCATTTGCGCCAACCGCCGAAGAACTTGCCCAAGCTGGTGCCCGCTCCAGCGAGTGGAATCCCGTCGGTGCCCCGTCTGCCGCGAACCCGAACGGCGTGCCGGATGCCCAGTACGATCCTTTCAGCTTCGATGCGGACGCCACGGGCAGCATCCCCAACACCGCGGACACCGATGGCGTTGAAGATGCCGTCGAGATCGCGGATCTGGAGATGGTCCACTTCGACTACGACCGTTCCGAGCTGAAGCCCGAGTGGCAGACCATTCTTGAGCACCATGCCCAGTGGCTGGTCAGTCACCCGCGCGTCTCTGTACAGGTCGAAGGCCACTGCGACGAGCGCGGCACCGAGGAGTACAACCTGTCTCTCGGCCAACGCCGTGCCGATTCCGTTCGCACCTACCTGGTTGAGAAGGGCGTCGATCCGAACCGCATCTCCACCATCAGTTACGGCAAGCTTCGCCCGTTGACCTTCGACGAGAATGCCGAAGCCAACGCGCTGAACCGCCGCGCGATGTTCCTGGTCTACCAGCCAGGCCCCGACACCATGTCTGCGAGTAACTACTGA
- a CDS encoding universal stress protein — translation MTKTETSTIRMLAFLPLDRAARQIASEAAHLCHLLGGTLDFLFAGSESDGMRDTVASLLHSTKIVDWELHFAEGALAASIENAAIDLKADLVVLGPPAHRSEKGVLTRGDLAKLARVLPCSMLLMPACQQDGTRFRNLAAAIKYDSSSLAMLDFLCALARRQFADRLHILREYDLYGYRGVDDPANDPKADSSYNEWKSMELYLMKDFLELPNLDHLNVTMEAIRGLCGRGAVEFASRIRANLLALPAPHQKSKFWSHFFGEPFDQLLQEESCSLLLFRDQSMARN, via the coding sequence ATGACCAAGACGGAGACATCGACAATCCGGATGCTGGCGTTTCTGCCCCTCGATCGGGCCGCGCGTCAGATTGCGTCCGAGGCCGCTCATCTTTGTCATTTGCTCGGAGGAACGCTCGATTTCCTCTTTGCCGGTTCGGAATCGGACGGCATGCGAGACACGGTCGCGTCGCTGCTTCACAGCACGAAGATTGTCGATTGGGAGCTCCATTTCGCCGAAGGCGCGCTGGCCGCTTCCATCGAGAACGCAGCCATTGATTTGAAGGCTGATCTCGTCGTTCTGGGGCCGCCGGCGCATCGTAGCGAGAAGGGCGTCCTGACGCGGGGCGACCTGGCAAAGCTCGCGCGCGTGCTGCCCTGCTCGATGCTTCTGATGCCCGCGTGTCAGCAAGATGGCACGCGCTTCCGAAATCTCGCGGCAGCGATTAAGTACGATAGCAGCTCTCTCGCGATGCTGGACTTCCTGTGCGCACTTGCCCGACGGCAGTTCGCCGATCGTCTTCATATCCTTCGCGAATACGATCTCTACGGCTATCGTGGCGTTGATGATCCGGCGAACGATCCGAAGGCGGATTCGTCCTACAACGAATGGAAGTCCATGGAGTTGTACTTGATGAAGGACTTCCTGGAATTGCCGAACCTCGATCATCTGAACGTGACGATGGAGGCCATCCGCGGGCTTTGTGGCCGCGGTGCCGTCGAGTTCGCCAGTCGCATCCGAGCGAACTTGCTGGCGCTTCCCGCTCCGCACCAGAAGAGCAAGTTCTGGAGCCATTTCTTCGGCGAACCCTTCGATCAATTGCTTCAAGAGGAGAGTTGCTCGCTTCTTCTCTTCCGCGATCAATCAATGGCCCGCAACTGA